In one window of Spartinivicinus marinus DNA:
- the phoU gene encoding phosphate signaling complex protein PhoU — translation MDINSDAHTQHISQQFNAELEEVRNSLLAMGGSVEKQVSDAIRALIDADSELGKQVRKNDDQINAMELSIDEECARILARRQPAASDLRLVIACSKMSTDLERIGDEAAKIAGHAIELTEEGEAPKGYIETRHIGARVRRMVQESLTAFARFDTEMALRVAQEDKSVDLEYQSAMRELVTFMMEDPRSITRVLNIMWVLRSLERIGDHARNIAEHVIYLVKGTDVRHIGLKRMKEEVMEK, via the coding sequence ATGGACATCAATTCAGACGCGCACACTCAACATATTTCCCAGCAATTTAATGCCGAACTTGAAGAAGTAAGAAATAGCTTGCTGGCAATGGGAGGCTCCGTTGAAAAGCAAGTAAGTGATGCAATTAGAGCGCTTATTGATGCGGATAGTGAGCTAGGCAAACAAGTGCGTAAAAATGATGACCAAATCAATGCAATGGAACTCTCCATTGATGAAGAGTGTGCACGTATTTTAGCGAGAAGACAGCCAGCAGCTAGTGATTTACGGCTAGTTATAGCCTGTTCAAAAATGTCGACGGACTTAGAACGTATTGGTGATGAAGCAGCTAAAATTGCTGGCCATGCGATTGAGCTAACCGAGGAAGGTGAAGCGCCAAAAGGGTATATTGAAACCCGTCATATTGGTGCCCGGGTACGCCGTATGGTACAAGAATCACTAACCGCTTTTGCCCGCTTTGATACCGAAATGGCTTTGAGAGTGGCGCAAGAAGATAAATCTGTTGATTTAGAGTACCAAAGTGCCATGCGAGAGTTGGTTACTTTTATGATGGAAGACCCAAGAAGTATTACCAGGGTATTAAATATTATGTGGGTACTAAGGTCTTTAGAGCGTATAGGCGACCATGCTAGAAATATAGCCGAGCATGTTATTTATTTAGTCAAAGGGACGGATGTTCGGCATATTGGTTTAAAGCGGATGAAAGAAGAAGTAATGGAAAAGTAG